A section of the Candidatus Methylomirabilis limnetica genome encodes:
- a CDS encoding PIN domain-containing protein, whose amino-acid sequence MSRVVLDASAILTLLNQEEGAERVAPFLADAVISTVNLAEVVTRLALAGMPETAIREALALLPLESVPFDVGQAIDVGLLAPTTKLSGLSLGDRACLVLAHRLDATAVTADQAWVGIDAGVAVELIR is encoded by the coding sequence GTGAGTAGGGTCGTCCTCGATGCCTCCGCGATCCTTACCCTGCTAAATCAGGAGGAGGGAGCGGAACGGGTCGCTCCTTTCCTGGCGGATGCTGTGATCTCGACGGTGAACCTGGCCGAGGTCGTCACGCGTCTAGCTCTTGCAGGGATGCCGGAGACCGCCATTCGGGAGGCCTTAGCCCTCCTGCCTCTTGAATCGGTGCCGTTCGACGTCGGGCAGGCCATCGATGTGGGGCTGCTCGCGCCTACGACCAAGCTCTCAGGGCTGTCGCTGGGCGATCGGGCCTGCCTGGTCCTGGCCCACCGTCTCGACGCCACTGCGGTCACAGCGGATCAGGCATGGGTGGGCATCGACGCCGGAGTGGCTGTCGAGCTGATC